Proteins encoded together in one Pseudomonas sp. ADAK13 window:
- a CDS encoding LytR/AlgR family response regulator transcription factor — translation MNVLIVDDEPQARERLSRLVSELEGYSVLEPNATSGEEALALIDSLKPDVVLLDIRMPGLDGLQVAARLSERESPPSVVLCASQDEFSAEALDASGVSFLVKPINADALLRALKKAERPNRVQLAALTQPAAQSGNGPRSHISARTRKGIELIPLDQVVYFIADHKYVTLRHEAGEVLLDEPLKALEDEFGDRFVRIHRNALVARERIERLQRTPLGHFQLFLKGLNGDALIVSRRHVAGVRKMMQQL, via the coding sequence ATGAATGTCCTGATCGTTGATGACGAACCCCAAGCCCGCGAGCGACTGAGCCGTTTGGTCAGTGAACTCGAGGGTTACAGTGTCCTTGAGCCGAACGCCACCAGTGGCGAGGAAGCCTTGGCCCTTATTGACAGCCTCAAGCCAGATGTCGTTTTGCTCGACATTCGCATGCCGGGCCTTGATGGCTTGCAGGTGGCTGCCCGCCTGAGCGAGCGAGAATCGCCGCCGTCGGTGGTGCTGTGCGCTTCCCAGGATGAGTTCTCTGCCGAGGCTCTGGACGCCAGCGGTGTCAGCTTCCTGGTCAAGCCGATCAATGCCGATGCATTGCTTCGCGCCTTGAAGAAGGCCGAACGCCCCAATCGTGTCCAGCTCGCCGCCCTGACCCAGCCTGCAGCGCAAAGCGGCAACGGTCCGCGCAGCCATATCAGCGCCCGTACCCGCAAGGGCATCGAGCTGATTCCCCTGGACCAGGTGGTCTATTTCATCGCCGATCACAAGTACGTGACCTTGCGTCACGAGGCCGGTGAAGTGCTGCTCGATGAGCCGCTCAAGGCCCTGGAAGATGAATTTGGCGACCGCTTTGTGCGCATCCACCGCAACGCGCTGGTGGCCCGCGAGCGTATCGAGCGCCTGCAGCGCACGCCGCTTGGGCATTTTCAGCTGTTCCTGAAAGGCCTCAATGGCGACGCCTTGATCGTCAGCCGGCGCCATGTCGCCGGTGTGCGCAAGATGATGCAGCAGCTTTAG
- the hemC gene encoding hydroxymethylbilane synthase has product MSSREIRIATRKSALALWQAEYVKARLEQAHPGLKVSLVPMVSRGDKLLDSPLSKIGGKGLFVKELETALLEHEADIAVHSMKDVPMDFPEGLGLFCICEREDPRDAFVSNTYASLDELPLGSIVGTSSLRRQAQLLTRRPDLQIRFLRGNVNTRLAKLDAGEYDAIILAAAGLIRLGFEDRITSAISVEDSLPAGGQGAVGIECRTADSEIHALLKPLDHHDTEIRVTAERALNKHLNGGCQVPIACYAVLEGENLWLRGLVGDPSGGLLLTAEIRGPQSEATSLGIKVAEELLEKGAGAILQAVYGEAGPQ; this is encoded by the coding sequence ATGTCCTCTCGCGAAATCCGCATCGCCACCCGTAAAAGCGCCCTGGCCTTATGGCAGGCCGAGTACGTCAAAGCACGCCTTGAGCAAGCCCATCCCGGCCTCAAGGTGTCCCTGGTGCCCATGGTCAGTCGCGGCGACAAGCTGCTTGATTCGCCGCTGTCGAAAATCGGCGGCAAGGGCCTGTTCGTCAAGGAACTGGAAACCGCGCTGCTGGAGCACGAAGCCGACATCGCCGTGCATTCGATGAAAGACGTGCCCATGGACTTCCCTGAAGGCCTGGGCCTGTTTTGCATCTGCGAGCGAGAAGACCCGCGCGATGCCTTCGTTTCCAACACCTACGCCTCTCTGGACGAACTGCCGCTGGGCAGCATCGTCGGCACCTCCAGCCTGCGTCGCCAGGCACAGTTGCTGACCCGTCGTCCGGACCTGCAAATCCGCTTCCTGCGGGGCAACGTCAATACGCGCCTGGCCAAGCTGGACGCCGGTGAATATGACGCGATCATCCTCGCGGCGGCCGGCTTGATTCGCCTGGGCTTTGAAGACCGCATCACCTCGGCCATCAGTGTCGAAGACAGCTTGCCGGCTGGCGGGCAGGGCGCCGTGGGTATCGAATGCCGCACCGCCGACAGCGAAATTCATGCGCTGCTCAAGCCTCTGGACCACCACGACACCGAAATTCGCGTCACCGCCGAACGGGCCCTGAACAAGCACCTCAACGGTGGTTGCCAGGTGCCCATCGCCTGCTACGCCGTGCTTGAGGGCGAGAACCTCTGGCTGCGTGGCCTGGTGGGCGACCCGAGTGGCGGGTTGCTGCTCACTGCCGAAATTCGCGGGCCGCAAAGCGAGGCGACCAGCCTTGGCATCAAAGTCGCCGAAGAACTGCTCGAAAAAGGCGCCGGTGCCATTCTGCAAGCGGTGTACGGCGAGGCCGGTCCGCAGTGA
- a CDS encoding uroporphyrinogen-III synthase, giving the protein MTQWRVLLTRPAEESAALAATLSEEGIFSSCLPLLEIEALPVTAEQQAAFRVLDRYDAVIVVSKPAARLGLQLLAQHWPQPPTLPWFTVGAATAQVLADHGLDVSYPEQGDDSEALLELAALREAIAGPGARVLILRGEGGRELLAERLREQGASVDYLELYRRFLPDYDSATLTQRINVERLNGVVVSSGQGFLHLQALAGADWPLVARLPLFVPSPRVAEMARAAGAQEVVDCRGASAAALLVALRSHSVPTL; this is encoded by the coding sequence GTGACGCAATGGCGTGTGCTGCTGACGCGGCCTGCCGAGGAGTCGGCAGCCCTGGCGGCGACGTTATCCGAGGAGGGTATTTTCAGCAGCTGCCTGCCGTTGCTGGAGATTGAGGCGCTGCCTGTCACGGCTGAACAGCAGGCGGCTTTTCGCGTGCTGGACCGCTATGACGCAGTGATCGTGGTGAGCAAGCCGGCGGCGCGTCTGGGCTTGCAGTTGTTGGCTCAACACTGGCCACAACCTCCCACGTTGCCGTGGTTTACCGTCGGCGCTGCTACGGCCCAGGTGCTGGCCGACCACGGCCTCGATGTCAGCTATCCCGAGCAGGGCGATGACAGTGAGGCCTTGCTTGAGCTGGCCGCCTTGCGCGAGGCTATCGCAGGGCCCGGGGCGCGGGTGCTGATCCTGCGGGGCGAGGGTGGCAGAGAGCTGCTGGCTGAGCGTTTACGCGAGCAAGGTGCTAGTGTCGACTATCTGGAGTTGTATCGCCGTTTCCTGCCGGATTACGACAGTGCAACCCTGACCCAGCGCATAAACGTGGAACGCTTGAACGGCGTGGTGGTCAGCAGTGGGCAGGGTTTTTTACACCTGCAAGCCCTGGCCGGCGCAGATTGGCCCCTGGTGGCCCGGCTGCCGTTGTTCGTGCCCAGCCCGCGAGTCGCCGAGATGGCGCGTGCCGCTGGCGCGCAAGAAGTTGTGGATTGTCGTGGCGCCAGTGCCGCGGCTTTGTTAGTGGCGTTACGGAGTCATTCCGTTCCCACTCTCTAA
- a CDS encoding uroporphyrinogen-III C-methyltransferase encodes MSETALPKDEAQPALEAPVETPVTAPRRGNGLAIVALLLGAAGVAAGGWGIWQVRALQASSQQQLGQVQTLDDQSQSLKQSQQQLSARLGQLPGADELEERRRLVAQLQGDQQRLSQRLETVLGASRQDWRLAEAEHLIRLASLRLSALQDINSAQALVQGADEILREQSDPGSYAAREQLAKSLAALRNIEQPDRTGLYLQLAALRDQVVQLAAIAPEYQLPEAANEGRLTADTDNRWSQWWEQISRYFRIDFNPDDNIRPLLAGQGLNQVRLALSLALEQAQWAALNGEPAVYSRSLGEARSVLQDNFNQDNPQSKAMLARIAELEPKAVSVVTPDLAASLAAVQAYLDRRHLSAEEAKASAGKPATQE; translated from the coding sequence GTGAGCGAAACAGCCTTGCCTAAAGATGAAGCTCAGCCCGCGCTTGAAGCGCCTGTTGAGACCCCGGTCACAGCCCCGCGCCGTGGCAACGGCCTGGCTATCGTGGCCCTGTTGCTCGGTGCTGCTGGCGTTGCCGCCGGTGGATGGGGGATCTGGCAGGTCCGCGCACTGCAGGCGAGCAGCCAGCAACAGCTGGGCCAAGTGCAAACCCTGGACGATCAATCCCAGAGCCTCAAGCAAAGCCAACAGCAGCTGTCGGCACGCCTGGGGCAACTGCCAGGCGCTGATGAGCTGGAAGAGCGCCGTCGGTTGGTGGCGCAATTGCAGGGTGATCAACAGCGCTTGAGCCAGCGCCTGGAAACCGTGTTGGGGGCCAGCCGCCAGGACTGGCGCCTGGCCGAAGCCGAGCACCTGATTCGCCTGGCCAGCCTGCGGCTTTCCGCCTTGCAGGACATCAACAGCGCTCAGGCGCTGGTCCAGGGCGCTGACGAAATCCTCCGCGAGCAGAGCGACCCGGGTTCCTATGCCGCGCGTGAGCAGTTGGCCAAGAGCCTCGCTGCCCTGCGCAATATCGAACAGCCGGACCGCACCGGGCTGTACCTGCAACTGGCCGCCTTGCGCGACCAGGTCGTGCAACTGGCGGCCATCGCCCCGGAATACCAGCTCCCGGAAGCCGCCAATGAGGGCCGTCTGACCGCCGATACGGACAACCGCTGGAGCCAGTGGTGGGAGCAGATCTCGCGGTATTTTCGCATCGACTTCAACCCCGATGACAACATTCGCCCGCTCTTGGCGGGGCAGGGCCTGAACCAGGTCCGCCTGGCCCTGAGCCTGGCGCTGGAGCAGGCCCAATGGGCAGCGCTCAATGGCGAGCCGGCGGTGTATAGCCGATCCCTGGGCGAGGCCCGCAGCGTGTTGCAGGACAACTTCAATCAAGACAACCCGCAAAGCAAAGCCATGCTGGCGCGTATTGCCGAGCTCGAGCCCAAGGCCGTCTCGGTGGTGACGCCAGACCTGGCCGCGAGCCTGGCTGCCGTGCAGGCTTACCTTGACCGTCGCCACCTGTCTGCCGAAGAAGCCAAGGCTTCCGCTGGCAAGCCGGCGACCCAGGAGTAA
- a CDS encoding heme biosynthesis protein HemY: protein MKRFYVILVLAIAIALALAVGISKHTGYVLITYPHVLHYESGLWSTLVALFAIGLAIYLVRALLGLVLTSGGVVNPWSRRNRSRRVQVAIEQGQMDLAEGRWASAERHLHRAAEAERQPLLYYLGAARAANEQGRYEEADGLLERALERQPQAELAVALSHAQLQVDRGDTEGALVTLQAMHERHPHNVQVLRQLQRLYQQRGDWSSVIRLLPELRKDKVLPPAELADLERRAWGENLTLAAQREEQGEAGQQSLERAWQQLTSAQRQEPQLVLAYAEQLRQLSADAKAEEVLRGALKREYDSHLIRLYGLLRGSDPAKQLKFAEGWLKDHPGDASLLLTLGRLCLQNSLWGKARDYLESSLQVQRNPEACAELARLLAQLGDTERSNQLFQEGLGLLDKRLLAAPLPVPARV from the coding sequence ATGAAGCGTTTCTACGTGATCCTGGTGCTGGCGATTGCGATCGCCCTGGCGCTGGCTGTGGGCATTTCGAAACACACCGGCTACGTGCTGATTACTTATCCCCATGTGCTGCATTACGAGTCCGGGCTGTGGTCGACGCTGGTGGCGTTGTTTGCCATCGGCCTGGCGATCTACCTGGTCAGGGCGCTGTTGGGCCTGGTGCTGACCTCGGGTGGTGTGGTCAACCCGTGGTCGCGGCGCAATCGCAGCCGTCGGGTCCAGGTCGCCATCGAGCAAGGCCAGATGGACCTCGCCGAAGGGCGCTGGGCCAGTGCCGAGCGTCACTTGCACCGTGCCGCCGAAGCCGAACGCCAGCCCTTGCTGTATTACCTCGGCGCTGCCCGCGCGGCCAACGAACAGGGGCGTTATGAAGAGGCAGACGGCCTGCTGGAGCGCGCGCTTGAGCGCCAGCCCCAGGCCGAACTGGCGGTGGCGTTGAGTCATGCGCAGTTGCAGGTGGACCGTGGCGACACCGAGGGTGCGCTGGTCACCTTGCAAGCCATGCATGAGCGTCATCCGCATAACGTCCAGGTACTGCGCCAGTTGCAGCGCCTGTATCAACAGCGCGGTGACTGGTCTTCGGTGATTCGGCTGCTGCCGGAACTGCGCAAGGACAAGGTACTGCCACCTGCCGAGTTGGCCGACCTGGAGCGTCGCGCCTGGGGTGAGAACCTGACGTTGGCGGCCCAGCGCGAAGAGCAGGGTGAGGCGGGCCAGCAATCCCTTGAACGGGCGTGGCAGCAACTGACTTCGGCCCAGCGCCAGGAGCCGCAACTGGTTCTGGCTTACGCCGAACAGCTGCGTCAATTGAGCGCGGACGCCAAGGCCGAAGAAGTGCTGCGCGGTGCGCTCAAACGCGAGTACGACAGCCACCTGATCAGGCTCTACGGATTGCTGCGTGGCAGCGACCCGGCGAAGCAGTTGAAGTTTGCCGAAGGCTGGCTCAAGGACCATCCGGGCGATGCCAGCCTGCTGCTGACCCTTGGCCGCCTGTGCCTGCAAAACAGCTTGTGGGGTAAGGCGCGGGACTATCTGGAAAGCAGCCTGCAGGTACAACGCAACCCCGAAGCCTGCGCCGAACTGGCACGCTTGCTGGCACAGTTGGGCGACACCGAGCGCAGCAACCAGTTGTTCCAGGAAGGCCTGGGCTTGCTGGACAAGCGTTTGCTGGCGGCACCGCTGCCAGTGCCGGCGCGGGTTTGA
- a CDS encoding disulfide bond formation protein B — translation MSLAPSRSLFLLAFLAGALTLGASFYLEYAALLRPCFLCQVQRILVAAFTLINLVAAIHGPRRSGIYLYWLASMGCAVLGAITAVRQVLLQNTPPEQLPACWPGLQYMIENLSLRETVALIFKGTVDCVEINWTLFDLSIPEWSLLFFVAMLILGVAQFSRLLLSQRFGLARH, via the coding sequence ATGTCTTTGGCCCCCTCACGCTCCCTGTTCCTCCTGGCTTTTTTGGCCGGTGCGCTGACGCTGGGCGCGTCCTTTTACCTGGAATACGCCGCGCTTCTGCGTCCTTGTTTCCTGTGCCAGGTGCAACGCATTCTTGTGGCTGCCTTCACGCTGATCAATCTGGTGGCGGCGATTCACGGACCCAGGCGGTCCGGGATCTACCTGTATTGGCTGGCGAGCATGGGTTGCGCCGTACTGGGGGCTATCACCGCTGTACGGCAGGTGCTGCTGCAGAATACGCCGCCGGAACAGCTGCCGGCCTGTTGGCCCGGCCTCCAATACATGATCGAGAACCTGTCGCTTCGGGAGACGGTAGCGCTGATCTTCAAGGGCACCGTCGACTGCGTGGAAATCAACTGGACGCTGTTCGACTTGAGTATTCCCGAGTGGAGCCTGCTGTTCTTCGTCGCCATGTTGATCCTTGGCGTGGCGCAGTTCTCACGGTTGCTGCTAAGCCAGCGTTTTGGCCTTGCTCGGCACTGA
- the rsd gene encoding sigma D regulator, with protein MLESCQNAQERWGGVHKLIDGWLKARHELVRAFDALGAKPEALGENRKPLQEFCGVLVDYVSAGHFGVYEQLTKEAEAFDDQRGLDLAETIYPRIDVITEKLLAFNDLCDAGKCVAEKFKELGGLLHERFELEDCLIEVLHNAHKEELTAKA; from the coding sequence ATGCTGGAAAGTTGTCAGAATGCTCAGGAACGCTGGGGTGGGGTGCACAAACTGATCGATGGTTGGTTGAAAGCGCGTCACGAACTGGTTCGGGCCTTTGATGCTCTCGGTGCCAAGCCCGAAGCGCTAGGCGAGAACCGCAAGCCATTGCAGGAATTCTGCGGCGTACTGGTGGACTACGTCTCTGCGGGGCACTTCGGTGTCTACGAGCAGTTGACCAAAGAGGCCGAGGCCTTCGACGATCAACGTGGCCTGGACCTGGCCGAGACGATTTACCCGCGCATCGACGTCATTACCGAGAAGCTGCTGGCCTTCAATGACCTGTGTGATGCCGGCAAGTGTGTTGCAGAAAAATTCAAAGAGTTGGGCGGTTTGCTTCATGAGCGTTTCGAGCTGGAAGATTGCCTGATCGAAGTGCTGCACAACGCTCACAAGGAAGAGTTGACGGCCAAGGCCTGA
- a CDS encoding FKBP-type peptidyl-prolyl cis-trans isomerase has protein sequence MSRYLFLVLSVALSVANASEKSPSKDDHDLAYSLGASLGERLRQEMPGLQMEALIDGLKQAYQGKPLALDDTRIEQILAQHEAQNAPDNRAPQSEKALAAEQQFLASEKSKSGVRELADGILLTELAPGTGKKPAADDRVQVNYVGRLPDGTVFDKSTQPQWFRLDSMISGWRSALQQMPVGAKWRLVIPSSQAYGADGAGELIPPYTPLVFEIELLGAGA, from the coding sequence ATGTCGCGTTACCTTTTTTTAGTGTTGAGCGTGGCGCTTTCAGTGGCCAACGCGAGCGAGAAATCCCCGTCCAAAGATGACCACGACCTGGCCTACAGCCTGGGCGCGAGCCTGGGTGAACGCCTGCGCCAGGAGATGCCGGGCCTGCAAATGGAGGCGTTGATCGACGGCCTCAAACAGGCCTACCAAGGCAAGCCGCTGGCCCTGGACGACACACGCATCGAACAGATTCTTGCCCAGCACGAAGCGCAAAACGCACCAGACAATCGCGCCCCCCAAAGTGAAAAGGCACTCGCGGCCGAGCAACAATTTTTGGCCAGCGAGAAATCCAAAAGTGGTGTGCGCGAATTGGCAGACGGCATCCTGCTGACCGAACTGGCCCCTGGCACCGGGAAAAAGCCGGCGGCCGATGATCGCGTGCAAGTGAATTACGTGGGGCGGTTACCCGACGGGACCGTCTTCGACAAGAGCACACAGCCGCAGTGGTTTCGTCTGGACAGTATGATCAGCGGCTGGCGCAGCGCGTTGCAACAGATGCCGGTGGGCGCGAAATGGCGCCTGGTGATTCCATCCAGCCAGGCCTATGGCGCTGACGGCGCTGGCGAGTTGATCCCGCCTTATACGCCGCTGGTATTCGAGATCGAATTGCTCGGCGCGGGTGCCTGA
- a CDS encoding TIGR02444 family protein — protein sequence MCADLWSFALSTYARPGVEDACLRLQAQGADVCLVLCGLWLEQRGVAPQPSRLQALRQIAGPWQAEVVEPLRQVRTQWRAMAQHDAELGALREQVKALELEAERLLLSRLEDVTQGWPRAEGGTQAWLEGLAAEAANLDHDALHQLRASVTGT from the coding sequence ATGTGCGCTGACCTGTGGAGCTTTGCCCTCTCGACTTACGCCCGCCCGGGCGTCGAGGACGCGTGCCTGCGCTTGCAGGCGCAAGGGGCTGATGTGTGCCTGGTGCTGTGCGGGCTATGGCTGGAGCAACGTGGTGTGGCGCCGCAGCCGTCGCGTTTGCAGGCACTGCGGCAAATAGCCGGGCCGTGGCAGGCCGAGGTGGTTGAACCGCTGCGGCAGGTACGCACGCAATGGCGGGCCATGGCGCAGCACGACGCTGAGCTGGGAGCGTTGCGGGAACAGGTCAAGGCTTTGGAACTGGAAGCAGAGCGGCTGCTCTTATCGCGCCTGGAAGACGTGACGCAGGGTTGGCCGAGGGCCGAGGGGGGAACTCAAGCGTGGCTTGAAGGACTGGCGGCCGAAGCCGCCAACCTTGACCACGACGCGCTGCATCAGCTGCGCGCCTCGGTCACCGGCACTTAG
- a CDS encoding ATP-binding cassette domain-containing protein — MIRLQSLTLQRGPQRLLEDAELTLHAGHKAGLIGANGAGKSTLFALLLGELTPDSGDCLLPADWRIAHMRQEIDTLDRIAIDYVLDGDLRLRQVQHDLAEAEKAQDGAAQARLHSELDSADGYTADARARKMLAGLGFTNEQMDRPVADFSGGWRMRLNLAQALMCPSDLLLLDEPTNHLDLDAILWLEDFLKSYPGTLLLISHDRDFLDAVVDNIAHVDQKKITLYRGGYSAFERARAERLAQQQQAYEKQQAQRAHMESYIARFKAQATKARQAQSRIKALERMEELSAAHVDSPFDFVFRESVKISSPLLDLSDARLGYGDKTILEKVKLQLTPGARIGLLGPNGAGKSTLIKNLSGELQPLAGRLVRGENLVVGYFAQHQLDSLDAKASPLLHLQRLAPTEREQTLRDFLGGFDFRGARIDEPVLNFSGGEKARLALALIAWDRPNLLLLDEPTNHLDLEMRLALTMALQEFSGAVLVVSHDRHLLKSTTDNFLLVADGKVEEFDGDLEDYARWLSDYRLRNAPVSNTPVNPDKTDKKAQRQAAAALRQQLAPHKREADKLEAELGKIHEKLAKIETSLGDSAVYEPARKDELRDLLAEQAKLKVREAQLEETWMEALELLESLQAELEALS, encoded by the coding sequence ATGATCCGACTTCAAAGCCTAACATTACAGCGTGGCCCGCAACGTCTTCTTGAAGACGCCGAGCTGACCCTGCACGCCGGTCACAAAGCCGGCCTGATCGGTGCCAACGGCGCCGGCAAATCCACGTTGTTCGCCTTGCTGCTGGGTGAGCTGACGCCCGACTCCGGGGATTGTCTGCTGCCCGCCGACTGGCGCATCGCCCATATGCGCCAGGAGATCGACACCCTCGACCGCATTGCGATCGACTACGTGCTCGATGGCGACCTGCGCCTGCGCCAGGTGCAACACGACCTCGCCGAGGCCGAGAAAGCCCAGGACGGCGCCGCACAGGCCCGCCTGCACTCGGAACTGGACAGCGCCGACGGCTACACCGCCGACGCCCGCGCCCGCAAGATGCTTGCCGGCCTGGGCTTTACCAACGAACAGATGGATCGCCCCGTCGCCGACTTCTCCGGCGGCTGGCGCATGCGCCTGAACCTGGCCCAGGCGCTGATGTGCCCGTCAGACCTGTTGCTGCTCGATGAGCCGACCAACCACCTGGACCTTGATGCGATCCTGTGGCTGGAAGACTTCCTGAAAAGCTACCCGGGCACCTTGCTGCTGATTTCCCACGACCGGGATTTCCTCGACGCCGTGGTGGACAACATTGCCCACGTCGACCAGAAGAAAATCACCCTGTACCGCGGCGGCTACAGCGCCTTCGAGCGCGCCCGTGCCGAACGCCTGGCCCAGCAACAGCAGGCCTACGAGAAGCAGCAGGCGCAACGCGCGCACATGGAAAGCTACATCGCCCGGTTCAAGGCCCAGGCCACCAAGGCCCGTCAGGCCCAGAGCCGCATCAAGGCGCTGGAGCGCATGGAAGAACTGTCGGCGGCCCACGTCGATTCACCGTTCGACTTTGTGTTCCGCGAGTCGGTGAAAATTTCCAGCCCGCTGCTGGACCTGTCCGACGCTCGCCTGGGCTATGGCGACAAGACCATCCTTGAGAAGGTCAAGTTGCAGCTCACCCCCGGCGCGCGGATCGGCCTGCTCGGCCCCAACGGGGCGGGCAAGTCGACCCTGATCAAAAACCTCTCGGGCGAATTGCAGCCCCTGGCCGGTCGCCTGGTGCGCGGTGAGAACCTGGTGGTGGGCTACTTCGCCCAGCACCAACTGGACTCCCTCGATGCCAAGGCCAGCCCGCTGCTGCACCTGCAACGCCTGGCGCCGACCGAGCGCGAACAGACCCTGCGGGACTTCCTCGGTGGTTTCGACTTCCGTGGTGCGCGCATCGACGAGCCGGTGCTGAATTTCTCCGGTGGCGAAAAGGCCCGCCTGGCCCTGGCGTTGATCGCCTGGGACCGGCCAAACCTGTTGCTGCTCGATGAACCGACCAACCACCTGGACCTGGAAATGCGCCTCGCGCTGACCATGGCCCTGCAAGAGTTCAGCGGCGCGGTGTTGGTGGTGTCTCACGATCGGCACCTGCTCAAGAGCACGACCGATAACTTCCTGCTGGTGGCTGACGGCAAGGTCGAGGAATTCGACGGCGACCTGGAAGACTACGCCCGTTGGCTGTCGGACTACCGCTTGCGCAACGCGCCGGTCAGCAACACGCCGGTTAACCCGGACAAGACCGACAAGAAGGCCCAGCGCCAGGCTGCCGCTGCATTGCGCCAGCAACTGGCCCCGCACAAGCGCGAAGCCGACAAGCTGGAAGCCGAGTTGGGCAAGATCCACGAGAAGCTGGCGAAGATCGAAACCAGCCTCGGCGACAGCGCCGTATACGAGCCGGCCCGCAAGGATGAATTGCGTGACCTGCTGGCTGAACAGGCCAAGCTCAAGGTGCGTGAAGCCCAGTTGGAGGAGACCTGGATGGAAGCCCTCGAACTGCTGGAATCCTTGCAGGCGGAGCTGGAGGCGCTGTCCTGA
- a CDS encoding mechanosensitive ion channel family protein, which translates to MEALQLPLPAQWVAPIWVAVQILLILLAGYFAQRFVAKCLNRLGERYPFPPQLLMPLRGGLRWLIMGSALIFVLERLGVSATVLWTALSGFVAVAAVAFFAMWSVLSNLLCAILIFTVGPFRLGDVVELVDTVDKPGVKGRVVAINLLYTTLIEVEEAGTGSVMVQVPNSLFFQRSVRRWRGSDVLP; encoded by the coding sequence ATGGAAGCGCTGCAACTGCCGCTGCCGGCACAATGGGTCGCGCCGATCTGGGTGGCCGTGCAAATTCTGCTGATCCTGCTGGCCGGCTACTTCGCCCAGCGTTTCGTCGCCAAATGCCTGAATCGCCTGGGGGAACGTTATCCGTTCCCGCCGCAGTTGCTGATGCCCCTGCGCGGCGGCCTGCGCTGGCTGATCATGGGCAGTGCGCTGATATTCGTGCTGGAGCGCCTGGGCGTGTCCGCCACGGTGTTGTGGACGGCGTTGTCGGGCTTTGTGGCAGTGGCGGCGGTGGCGTTCTTCGCCATGTGGTCGGTGTTGTCCAACCTGCTGTGCGCCATCCTGATCTTCACCGTCGGGCCGTTTCGCCTCGGTGATGTGGTCGAGTTGGTGGACACGGTCGACAAGCCCGGCGTCAAAGGCCGGGTGGTGGCGATCAACCTGCTCTACACCACGCTGATCGAAGTCGAAGAGGCCGGAACGGGCAGCGTCATGGTGCAAGTACCCAACAGCCTGTTCTTTCAGCGCTCGGTGCGCCGCTGGCGCGGCAGTGACGTGCTGCCTTAA
- a CDS encoding LysE family transporter, translated as MALDTWLAFFLASWIISLSPGAGAIASMSSGLQYGFLRGYWNALGLQLGLAMQIAVVAGGLGAILAASSTAFYAIKWFGVAYLVYLAIKQWRALPTDLSDDAAIRPIGKPMAMMFRGFLVNASNPKALVFMLAVLPQFVNPQAPLLNQYLILGATMICVDMIVMAGYTGLASKVLRLLRTPKQQKRMNRTFAGLFVGAAGFLASLHRATA; from the coding sequence ATGGCACTCGACACGTGGCTGGCCTTTTTCCTGGCCAGTTGGATCATCAGTCTCTCTCCTGGCGCTGGCGCCATTGCGTCGATGTCCAGCGGCCTGCAATACGGTTTCCTGCGCGGCTACTGGAATGCCCTGGGCCTGCAACTGGGCCTGGCGATGCAAATCGCCGTGGTGGCCGGCGGCCTCGGTGCGATTCTCGCGGCATCCTCCACGGCGTTCTATGCGATCAAGTGGTTTGGCGTGGCTTACCTGGTGTATCTCGCCATCAAGCAATGGCGCGCGCTGCCCACCGACCTTAGCGATGACGCGGCGATTCGCCCGATCGGCAAGCCGATGGCGATGATGTTCCGTGGGTTCCTGGTCAACGCCAGCAACCCCAAGGCCCTGGTGTTCATGCTGGCGGTGTTGCCGCAGTTCGTGAACCCGCAGGCGCCGCTGCTGAACCAATACCTGATCCTGGGCGCGACAATGATCTGCGTGGACATGATCGTGATGGCTGGCTACACCGGGCTGGCCTCGAAAGTGTTGCGCCTGTTGCGCACACCGAAGCAGCAGAAGCGCATGAACCGTACGTTTGCCGGGTTGTTCGTGGGCGCGGCGGGGTTCCTGGCCAGCTTGCATCGCGCAACGGCGTAA